In a single window of the Thiohalophilus sp. genome:
- a CDS encoding ketose-bisphosphate aldolase: MPLVNMRDMLQHAHREQYAIAAFDLVSLDFLHGILNAAEACEAPVILSLAESHFDYFDFPTIMPAVVSAARRANVPVAIHLDHGATYESAVQGINLGCTGVMVDASTQPFEGNVDYTRRIVEMAHNCGVPVEGELGYVAGVEGEDAERHPGEVRYTEVGEAKEYVERTGVDFLAVSIGTVHGRMKGEPNLDIERLGAINDALGIPLVIHGGTGLTDQQFQDLIANGVTKINYYTALADAASQQIRANAEADSGCGYTGLVKGVIGAIQSECEKRIRQWGSAGRAAAILAEAEPWEEVEHVIVYNTEGTTPEQVDELMQIGRETLSTIPGVRRVFTGNALQEEAGYQHCWVIRFAHRDVVASYKTHPDHVAYADTHFRPVAGDRISIDYEDAD, from the coding sequence ATGCCACTGGTCAACATGCGCGACATGCTGCAACACGCCCATCGCGAACAATACGCCATTGCCGCCTTCGATCTGGTCAGTCTCGATTTTCTGCACGGGATTCTCAACGCCGCCGAGGCCTGCGAGGCGCCGGTGATCCTGAGTCTGGCCGAATCCCATTTCGATTACTTCGACTTTCCCACCATCATGCCGGCGGTGGTCTCCGCCGCGCGCCGCGCCAACGTCCCGGTGGCGATTCATCTGGATCACGGTGCCACTTACGAGAGCGCGGTGCAGGGCATCAACCTGGGCTGCACCGGGGTGATGGTCGACGCCTCCACCCAGCCCTTTGAAGGCAACGTGGACTACACCCGCCGGATCGTCGAGATGGCCCACAACTGCGGCGTACCGGTGGAAGGCGAGCTGGGCTACGTGGCCGGAGTGGAAGGCGAGGACGCCGAGCGCCATCCCGGCGAAGTCCGCTATACCGAAGTCGGCGAGGCCAAAGAGTACGTCGAGCGCACCGGGGTGGATTTTCTGGCCGTGTCCATCGGCACCGTGCACGGGCGCATGAAAGGCGAGCCCAACCTGGATATCGAACGCCTGGGCGCCATTAACGACGCGCTGGGCATTCCGCTGGTGATTCACGGCGGCACGGGATTAACGGACCAACAGTTCCAGGACCTGATCGCCAACGGCGTCACCAAGATCAACTACTACACCGCGCTGGCCGACGCCGCCAGCCAACAGATCCGGGCCAACGCCGAAGCCGATAGCGGTTGCGGCTACACCGGCCTGGTCAAAGGCGTCATCGGCGCCATCCAGAGTGAATGCGAAAAGCGCATCCGCCAGTGGGGCAGTGCGGGCCGGGCCGCCGCCATTCTGGCCGAGGCGGAACCGTGGGAAGAGGTCGAACACGTCATCGTCTACAACACCGAAGGCACCACCCCGGAACAGGTCGACGAGCTGATGCAGATCGGCCGCGAGACCCTGAGCACCATCCCCGGCGTGCGCCGCGTCTTCACCGGCAACGCCCTGCAGGAGGAGGCCGGCTACCAGCACTGCTGGGTCATCCGCTTCGCCCACCGCGACGTGGTCGCCAGCTACAAAACCCACCCGGATCACGTCGCCTACGCCGACACCCACTTCCGCCCGGTCGCCGGGGACCGAATCAGCATCGATTACGAGGATGCGGATTAA
- a CDS encoding type II toxin-antitoxin system Phd/YefM family antitoxin: protein MAIKFSEDLVPLTELKINPARVVKQTTEAHRPVLLTNRGRGVAVVQSVADYEKAEEERAFMRAVVAGLADLEAGREYSLDEVKSQLGLK, encoded by the coding sequence ATGGCCATCAAATTCTCCGAAGATCTGGTTCCCCTGACCGAACTGAAAATTAATCCCGCGCGGGTCGTCAAACAGACCACCGAGGCCCATCGACCGGTGTTACTGACCAACCGCGGCCGCGGGGTCGCCGTGGTGCAGTCTGTCGCCGATTACGAAAAAGCCGAGGAAGAGCGGGCCTTCATGCGCGCCGTAGTGGCAGGCCTCGCTGATTTGGAGGCAGGACGCGAATATTCACTCGATGAGGTTAAATCACAACTGGGACTGAAATAA
- a CDS encoding type II toxin-antitoxin system RelE/ParE family toxin, with amino-acid sequence MKSTSVSFAESALADLQAIRQWYQDEGVPEIGIRFVTDIIDKTQHLASHPEMGRIVQEFDLSFLRELIHPPFRIVYRRDAGQIKVVRVWRSERLLELPGEE; translated from the coding sequence ATCAAATCGACAAGCGTCAGTTTTGCAGAATCGGCGCTGGCCGATTTGCAAGCTATAAGACAGTGGTATCAGGACGAGGGGGTCCCCGAGATCGGGATCCGCTTTGTCACGGATATCATCGACAAGACGCAGCATCTTGCCAGTCACCCTGAAATGGGTCGTATCGTTCAGGAATTCGACCTGTCGTTCCTGCGAGAGCTCATTCATCCACCATTTCGTATTGTCTATCGGCGTGATGCCGGGCAGATCAAAGTGGTCCGGGTGTGGCGTAGCGAACGCTTGTTAGAACTGCCTGGAGAAGAATAA
- a CDS encoding helix-turn-helix domain-containing protein yields MTKKRKLFDELMEGVDAMRQAREGKITLRSHEVDDLPPLEIAAATIRETREKLNVSRAVFARHLRVSTRTLENWEQGRAKPNAQAAALILMVRRYPNTLEKLHSLHNDAA; encoded by the coding sequence ATGACCAAAAAACGCAAACTGTTTGACGAATTGATGGAGGGTGTCGATGCCATGCGCCAGGCGCGTGAAGGCAAGATCACCTTGCGTTCCCATGAAGTCGATGACTTACCACCCCTGGAAATCGCCGCCGCGACCATTCGCGAAACACGCGAAAAACTGAACGTGTCGCGTGCCGTGTTCGCCCGCCATTTGCGTGTGTCGACCCGAACCCTGGAAAACTGGGAGCAGGGCCGGGCCAAACCGAATGCCCAGGCCGCGGCACTGATCCTGATGGTGCGAAGATACCCGAACACCCTCGAAAAACTGCATTCATTGCACAACGACGCCGCCTAG
- a CDS encoding YnfA family protein, whose amino-acid sequence MNLFAAWFWYVAAAVFEIAGCYTLWMWLRLDRSALWLLPGIIALFLFAAILTRVDLSLAGRTYAAYGGIYIIASLVWVVIVEQSRPLPSDILGAAIILLGSAVILMGGRLSGS is encoded by the coding sequence ATGAATCTGTTCGCGGCCTGGTTCTGGTATGTGGCGGCGGCAGTTTTTGAAATTGCCGGTTGTTATACGCTATGGATGTGGTTGCGCCTTGATCGCAGCGCGCTTTGGCTATTGCCAGGCATCATCGCGCTTTTTCTGTTCGCCGCTATTTTGACCCGTGTCGATCTGAGCCTGGCCGGACGCACCTATGCCGCGTACGGCGGGATTTACATTATTGCCTCGTTGGTCTGGGTCGTGATTGTAGAACAGAGTCGTCCCCTACCCAGTGATATTCTTGGTGCGGCAATCATTTTGCTGGGTTCAGCGGTGATCCTGATGGGCGGAAGATTGTCAGGCTCATGA